CCCGCCCCGAGGTTGGATCGATCATGGTAAGCAAACTAATGCCCCAACGACTTCTTATCTGCGCCTCGCTCGTATTGCTTTCAGCTGCGAGTCAGGCTGATGTCGTCGGGAAAGTTAAGAGCATTGATCAGTCCGGCATCGCTCTTGATATCGGGCAGATACTCCCGTGGGGCACGAGAATCACCGCCGACCAGCGTCGAGTGATCCAGCAACAGTTACCCTCCGGGAGTCTTGCCAGAATCGTCCTGGTGGACGGCAAAGTCGTTTCAGCGCGTATCACCTCAATAAACCCCGCGCAGGTCACTGAGACGAGTTTGACGGCTCTCAAGCCATATTCCGGTGGATACTCATTTCAGGCAGGGCACAGTTTTTGGGGGTTCGTGCCCACGCAGACGGGTTTCAACCGAGGCAAAGGGCAGACCATCTACCAACTCGGTGGCGGATACGACTCGTTCCGATTCAAGTTCTGCTTCTCCGAGAAGGACGGCTCTGGCAAGCTCTGTTATCGGCTTGACGGCGGCGAACCAGTCGTTACACCAATCTCAAACACCGAACTGACCAGCATTGTAATCGACGTCAAAGGCGTCCAGTCCATTCAGCTCTGGGCAGAAGGGCAAACAGAGGACACCACGGGCACGGACAACTTCGTCATTGATCCGATTCTGATGAAACTGCCTTCGAGCGTTCCGGTACTCGCTTCGCCAGCCAACAGAGAGAATATCGAGCCATCAGAAGAGCTGCGTTGGCGATCTGTTTCGGATGCCGTTGGCTACCGAGTTGAACTCGAATGCGTCCGCCTCTACGACACTTCAGCGGCAAACCGTCAGAGGTTCTTCTCAATTCAAACAACCTCAGAGGTTCGAGTCGTGAGACTAGCAGATCTGAAGCTCCCCGACGGTGAATACCGTTGGCGTGTCCACTCACTCAACGACGTCGGAGTTATGGGGCAAATGACCGAGTGGTGGTCGTTCCTCCTCGAAGAAAAGGAGTAACGCCAGTTGAGTTACTCCTTATAGTTCCCACCCTCCACCCTGTTTGTTTGTCTCGACTAGGGTCGAGGTAACTTCCGGGGCTTCCGGCAGTCGTTTGTTGAGGGTCGCTACTCGGTGTTGTGGATAACTCCTCGCGCGCGCTTTTCTTTCAATATTTCTTTCTTGCTTTTGTTACGCGCGAGGATGGGGTGGACACAAATCGTCTCATTTTGAAGCGTCAACTTTGCCAGGCAGTGGATAACTCAGGTCGATTGCGATGAGGCCACGCGAAGCCAGTCGGGTTAGCCCTCGGTGAACGCTAGATCGCTTGATCCCGGTCCAAGCCTCTAGCTGCTCATAGGTTGCGGACAGGGGAATGTGAAACCGCCGCAGACCATAGGCGCGGCGGGAAATCACCAGGAGGAGCCGGAGTTCAGGGTTCGAGAGGATCGGGAGCAGCCGGTCCAAATGTGAGTTCGGGATCTTCGTCCACTCGGTCACTGGTGGCGGGAACTTCGGGGAGATACTTGGCATAGGTGAACTCTTTAGGAGGTGAGTAGTTGCCCCGAACTGCCTCGATGATGAAGGCGTTGGGGCGCTTTGCTTTGCGGTAAGGCAGATACAGGAGTTGCCGTTCGATCTCTTCCACCGGGTAGTCGCGGAGGAGTTGAGCAACCCCGGCGTTGGAGACGTTCAGCTTAAACAGTTCGGTTGCCACCGCCGTCATACGCTCAAGGGTGGTCATCGCACAGCTTCGATGAAGCGGCTGACCTGACGACTCATTCGGTCGAGGTGGCGGAAGAACGGCTCATCGACCTGAAGATTCGGGACTTCCCGGACTCCGATCTTGTGCTGGATCAGGAGCCGAGCGAACTCGGTTCCAGTGACCACCCGAATGCGAATCGGCTCGTGACTTCCAAGATGAAACTCGGCCGAGTTGGTGAGCCCGTGGGTGGAGATCAGGATTCCATAATCCGAGCCGGTGCGACGCACGACCCCTGCCAGTTCATCGAGCATCCGCACCCGAACCTCTTGCCCCACAAACTTCACCACGGTCTGCACGTCAAAGAGCCCGAGGCGGTCATCAACAGTGAATTCGTGCCCTCCGAGGTAGGTTTTCTCCTTGCGCTCCCTTCGACCCATGAACTGAATGGACTTGTATCCAAGTCGGTCGAGGAGTTGCCGCACCAGCAGCATTTGAACATGGAATGAAGACACGCGAACAATTGAGAGAAGGTCTTTCTCAAGCATGGCAGT
This portion of the Armatimonadota bacterium genome encodes:
- a CDS encoding restriction endonuclease — its product is MLEKDLLSIVRVSSFHVQMLLVRQLLDRLGYKSIQFMGRRERKEKTYLGGHEFTVDDRLGLFDVQTVVKFVGQEVRVRMLDELAGVVRRTGSDYGILISTHGLTNSAEFHLGSHEPIRIRVVTGTEFARLLIQHKIGVREVPNLQVDEPFFRHLDRMSRQVSRFIEAVR